The following coding sequences lie in one Syngnathoides biaculeatus isolate LvHL_M chromosome 16, ASM1980259v1, whole genome shotgun sequence genomic window:
- the LOC133514659 gene encoding reprimo-like protein, with amino-acid sequence MNASSFLDATHGALLNGSRTLAGTLATYTGNGSAQVVTGDGGRGGGGVGAGGGSLVLLQEERKLLVMRVVQIAVLCVLSLTVVFGVFFLGCNLMIKSESMINFLVKERRPSKDVETGMIGLT; translated from the coding sequence ATGAACGCCTCCTCCTTCCTTGACGCCACGCACGGCGCGCTACTCAACGGAAGCCGGACCCTGGCGGGAACGCTGGCCACCTACACCGGCAACGGCAGCGCGCAGGTGGTGACCGGCGACGGCGGCAGGGGCGGCGGAGGCGTCGGCGCCGGCGGGGGCTCCCTGGTCCTCCTCCAGGAGGAGCGCAAGCTCCTGGTGATGCGCGTGGTGCAGATCGCCGTGCTGTGCGTGCTGTCGCTCACGGTGGTCTTCGGGGTCTTCTTCCTGGGGTGCAACCTAATGATCAAGTCCGAGAGCATGATCAACTTCCTGGTGAAGGAGCGCCGGCCCTCCAAGGACGTGGAGACCGGCATGATCGGACTCACCTAG